The following coding sequences are from one Anas acuta chromosome 15, bAnaAcu1.1, whole genome shotgun sequence window:
- the LLGL1 gene encoding lethal(2) giant larvae protein homolog 1 isoform X2 has product MMKFRFRRQGADPHRERLRHDLFAFSKTVEHGFPSQPSALAYDPRLRVMAIGTKAGAVKLYGAPGVELTGLHKETATVTQLHFLAGQGWLLSLLDDNTLHLWEIYQKEGCSHLEETRSFGLPARPGCSPSITRVTVILPMALGAVACLGTEGGAVYFLTLPGLVLLEDKTLFQDEILQSVPDEYRCGKALGPVESIQEHPRDAGRLLIGYSRGLVALWDQSTRAVQHLFLGNQQLESLAWEHSGKSIVSSHSDGGYMVWAAGGSGQRTQQPVLSTIPYGPFPCKAINKILWRTCESGNPFIIFNGGMPRASYGDRHCVSVLQGQTLATLDFTSRVIDFFTVQNPEVPEGGFENPRALVVLVEEELVVIDLQTPGWPTIPAPYLAPLHSSAITCSYHISNVPLKLWERIVSVGEQQSPRLSSAAWPINGGKNLAQEPTQRGLLLTGHEDGTVRFWDASGVSLKPLYKLGTAGIFQTDCEHNDSLNQAGEEEWPPFRKVGCFDPYSDDPRLGIQKIALCKYTAKMVVAGTAGQVLVMELSDEKSEHAVSVATVDLLQDREGFTWKGHDRLAPRNGPLAFAPGFQPSVLVQCVPPAAVTAVTLHSEWNLVAFGTSHGFGLFDYHRRNPVLARCTLHPNDSLAMEGPLSRVKSLKKSLRQSFRRIRKSRVSGKKRLNPGSPSSKEANAQLAEQAGPPEVEMTPVQRRIEPRSADDSLSGVVRCLYFADTFLRDAAHHGPTMWAGTNSGSVFAYALEVPSQEKFSERAVEAVLGKEIQLMHRAPVVAIAVLDGRGNPLPEPYEVSRDLAKAPDMQGSHSMLISSEEQFKVFTLPKVSAKTKFKLTAHEGCRVRKVALVSLASAGPEERVENCLACLTNLGDIHIFTVPSLRPQVHYGCIRKEDISGIASCVFTKHGQGFYLISPSEFERFSLSARNVTEPLCCLEVSRLQDTSCLSNSTATPKLPQANGTHVPHSPEANHSPSDSDRSPEEHQASFSPGPVDSPNSSMENPLDTTGDITVEEVKDFLASSEEAERNMRNASEDEARPPGILIK; this is encoded by the exons ATACGGTGCACCCGGGGTGGAGCTGACGGGCTTGCACAAGGAGACGGCCACCGTCACCCAGCTGCACTTCTTGGCCGGGCAG ggctggctgctgtccctgctggaTGACAACACGCTGCACCTCTGGGAGATCTACCAGAAGGAGGGCTGCTCCCACCTGGAGGAGACCCGCAGCTTCGGCCTCCCAGCGCGCCCCGG ctgctcccccagcaTCACGAGGGTGACGGTGATCCTGCCCATGGCCCTGGGCGCCGTGGCCTGCCTGGGCACCGAGGGCGGCGCCGTTTACTTCCTCACCCTGCCCGGCCTCGTGCTGCTGGAGGACAAAACCCTCTTCCAGGACGAGATCCTACAAAG CGTGCCCGATGAATATCGCTGCGGGAAGGCTTTGGGGCCGGTGGAGTCCATCCAGGAGCACCCCCGTGATGCTGGCAGGCTCCTCATCGGGTACAGCCGCGGGCTGGTGGCTCTGTGGGACCAGAGCACGCGCGCCGTCCAGCACCTCTTCCTGGGGAACCAG cagctggagagcctGGCCTGGGAGCACAGCGGGAAGAGCATCGTCAGCTCGCACAGCGACGGCGGCTACATGGTGTGGGCGGCCGGCGGCAGCGGGCAGAGGACGCAGCAGCCCGTCCTCTCCACCATCCCCTACG GTCCCTTCCCCTGCAAAGCCATCAACAAGATCCTGTGGCGGACCTGCGAGTCGGG caaccccttcatcatcttcaacGGCGGCATGCCCCGGGCCAGCTACGGCGACCGGCACTGCGTCAGCGTCCTGCAGGGCCAGACCCTGGCCACGCTGGACTTCACCTCCCGAGTCATCGATTTCTTCACCGTGCAGAACCCCGAGGTGCCCGAGGGAG gCTTTGAGAACCCCCGCgccctggtggtgctggtggaggaggagctggtggtGATCGACCTGCAGACCCCCGGCTGGCCCACCATCCCCGCCCCGTACCTGGCCCCGCTCCACTCCTCCGCCATCACCTGCTCCTACCACATCTCCAACGTGCCCCTCAAGCTCTGGGAGAGGATCGTCAGCGTcggggagcagcagagcccccgCCTCTCCTCCGCG GCTTGGCCCATCAACGGGGGGAAGAACCTGGCCCAGGAGCCCACGCAGCGAGGTCTGCTCCTCACCGG GCACGAGGACGGCACGGTGCGGTTCTGGGACGCCTCGGGGGTGTCCCTAAAGCCTCTCTACAAGCTGGGCACCGCCGGCATCTTCCAGACCGACTGCGAGCACAACGACAGCCTCAACCAGGCGGGCGAGGAGGAGTGGCCGCCGTTCCGCAAG GTGGGCTGCTTTGATCCCTACAGCGATGACCCCCGCCTGGGCATCCAGAAGATCGCTCTGTGCAAATACACGGCCAAAATGGTGGTGGCAGGCACGGCCGGCCAG gtgctggtgaTGGAGCTGAGCGACGAGAAGTCGGAGCACGCCGTCAGCGTGGCCACGGTGGACCTGCTGCAGGACCGCGAGGGCTTCACCTGGAAGGGCCACGACCGCCTGGCGCCCCGTAACGGCCCCCTCGCCTTCGCCCCCGGCTTCCAGCCCAGCGTCCTGGTGCAGTGCGTGCCCCCCGCCGCCGTCACCGCCGTCACCCTGCACTCCGAGTGGAACCTGGTGGCTTTCGGCACCAGCCACGGCTTCGGGCTCTTCGATTACCACCGGCGCAACCCGGTGCTGGCCAG GTGTACGCTGCACCCCAACGACTCGCTGGCCATGGAGGGGCCCCTGTCCCGCGTCAAGTCCCTGAAGAAGTCCCTGCGGCAGTCCTTCCGCCGCATCCGCAAGAGCAGGGTGTCGGGCAAGAAGAGGCTCAACCCCGGCAGCCCCTCCAGCAAG GAGGCCAACGCGCAGCTGGCGGAGCAGGCGGGCCCCCCCGAGGTGGAGATGACCCCGGTGCAGCGGCGGATCGAGCCCCGCTCGGCCGACGACTCGCTCTCCGGCGTGGTGCGCTGCCTCTACTTCGCCGACACCTTCCTGCGGGACG CCGCCCACCACGGCCCCACGATGTGGGCAGGGACCAACTCGGGCTCGGTGTTCGCCTACGCCCTGGAGGTGCCGTCGCAGGAGAAGTTTTCGGAGCGGGCGGTGGAGGCGGTGCTGGGCAAGGAGATCCAGCTGATGCACCGGGCGCCCGTGGTGGCCATCGCCGTGCTGGACGGCCGGGGGAACCCCCTGCCCGAGCCCTACGAGGTGTCACGGGACCTGGCCAAGGCCCCCGACATGCAGGGCAGCCACTCCATGCTCATCTCCTCGGAGGAGCAGTTCAAG GTCTTCACGCTGCCCAAAGTGAGCGCCAAGACCAAGTTCAAGCTGACGGcccacgagggctgccgggttCGCAAGGTGGCCCTGGTGAGCCTGGCGAGCGCCGGCCCCGAGGAACGGGTGGAGAACTGCCTGGCCTGCCTCACCAACCTGGGCGACATCCACATCTTCACCGTGCCCAGCCTGCGGCCCCAGGTGCACTACGGCTGCATCCGCAAGGAGGACATCAGCGGCATCGCCTCCTGCGTCTTCACCAAGCACGGCCAAG GTTTCTACTTGATCTCGCCCTCCGAGTTCGAGCGCTTCTCGCTGAGTGCCAGGAACGTGACGGAGCCGCTGTGCTGCCTGGAGGTCTCCCGGCTGCAGGACACCTCCTGCCTCAG CAACTCCACGGCGACGCCGAAGCTGCCGCAAGCCAACGGCACCCACGTCCCGCACAGCCCCGAGGCCAACCATTCCCCCTCCGACAGTGACA GGTCCCCCGAGGAGCACCAGGCCTCCTTCTCGCCCGGCCCCGTCGACTCGCCCAACAGCAGCATGGAGAACCCGCTGGACACCACCGGGGACATCACGGTGGAAGAAGTGAAGGATTTCTTGGC GTCCTCGGAGGAGGCGGAGAGGAACATGAGGAACGCCAGCGAGGACGAGGCGCGGCCCCCCGGCATCCTCATCAAATGA
- the LLGL1 gene encoding lethal(2) giant larvae protein homolog 1 isoform X1: MMKFRFRRQGADPHRERLRHDLFAFSKTVEHGFPSQPSALAYDPRLRVMAIGTKAGAVKLYGAPGVELTGLHKETATVTQLHFLAGQGWLLSLLDDNTLHLWEIYQKEGCSHLEETRSFGLPARPGCSPSITRVTVILPMALGAVACLGTEGGAVYFLTLPGLVLLEDKTLFQDEILQSVPDEYRCGKALGPVESIQEHPRDAGRLLIGYSRGLVALWDQSTRAVQHLFLGNQQLESLAWEHSGKSIVSSHSDGGYMVWAAGGSGQRTQQPVLSTIPYGPFPCKAINKILWRTCESGNPFIIFNGGMPRASYGDRHCVSVLQGQTLATLDFTSRVIDFFTVQNPEVPEGGFENPRALVVLVEEELVVIDLQTPGWPTIPAPYLAPLHSSAITCSYHISNVPLKLWERIVSVGEQQSPRLSSAAWPINGGKNLAQEPTQRGLLLTGHEDGTVRFWDASGVSLKPLYKLGTAGIFQTDCEHNDSLNQAGEEEWPPFRKVGCFDPYSDDPRLGIQKIALCKYTAKMVVAGTAGQVLVMELSDEKSEHAVSVATVDLLQDREGFTWKGHDRLAPRNGPLAFAPGFQPSVLVQCVPPAAVTAVTLHSEWNLVAFGTSHGFGLFDYHRRNPVLARCTLHPNDSLAMEGPLSRVKSLKKSLRQSFRRIRKSRVSGKKRLNPGSPSSKVQEANAQLAEQAGPPEVEMTPVQRRIEPRSADDSLSGVVRCLYFADTFLRDAAHHGPTMWAGTNSGSVFAYALEVPSQEKFSERAVEAVLGKEIQLMHRAPVVAIAVLDGRGNPLPEPYEVSRDLAKAPDMQGSHSMLISSEEQFKVFTLPKVSAKTKFKLTAHEGCRVRKVALVSLASAGPEERVENCLACLTNLGDIHIFTVPSLRPQVHYGCIRKEDISGIASCVFTKHGQGFYLISPSEFERFSLSARNVTEPLCCLEVSRLQDTSCLSNSTATPKLPQANGTHVPHSPEANHSPSDSDRSPEEHQASFSPGPVDSPNSSMENPLDTTGDITVEEVKDFLASSEEAERNMRNASEDEARPPGILIK, encoded by the exons ATACGGTGCACCCGGGGTGGAGCTGACGGGCTTGCACAAGGAGACGGCCACCGTCACCCAGCTGCACTTCTTGGCCGGGCAG ggctggctgctgtccctgctggaTGACAACACGCTGCACCTCTGGGAGATCTACCAGAAGGAGGGCTGCTCCCACCTGGAGGAGACCCGCAGCTTCGGCCTCCCAGCGCGCCCCGG ctgctcccccagcaTCACGAGGGTGACGGTGATCCTGCCCATGGCCCTGGGCGCCGTGGCCTGCCTGGGCACCGAGGGCGGCGCCGTTTACTTCCTCACCCTGCCCGGCCTCGTGCTGCTGGAGGACAAAACCCTCTTCCAGGACGAGATCCTACAAAG CGTGCCCGATGAATATCGCTGCGGGAAGGCTTTGGGGCCGGTGGAGTCCATCCAGGAGCACCCCCGTGATGCTGGCAGGCTCCTCATCGGGTACAGCCGCGGGCTGGTGGCTCTGTGGGACCAGAGCACGCGCGCCGTCCAGCACCTCTTCCTGGGGAACCAG cagctggagagcctGGCCTGGGAGCACAGCGGGAAGAGCATCGTCAGCTCGCACAGCGACGGCGGCTACATGGTGTGGGCGGCCGGCGGCAGCGGGCAGAGGACGCAGCAGCCCGTCCTCTCCACCATCCCCTACG GTCCCTTCCCCTGCAAAGCCATCAACAAGATCCTGTGGCGGACCTGCGAGTCGGG caaccccttcatcatcttcaacGGCGGCATGCCCCGGGCCAGCTACGGCGACCGGCACTGCGTCAGCGTCCTGCAGGGCCAGACCCTGGCCACGCTGGACTTCACCTCCCGAGTCATCGATTTCTTCACCGTGCAGAACCCCGAGGTGCCCGAGGGAG gCTTTGAGAACCCCCGCgccctggtggtgctggtggaggaggagctggtggtGATCGACCTGCAGACCCCCGGCTGGCCCACCATCCCCGCCCCGTACCTGGCCCCGCTCCACTCCTCCGCCATCACCTGCTCCTACCACATCTCCAACGTGCCCCTCAAGCTCTGGGAGAGGATCGTCAGCGTcggggagcagcagagcccccgCCTCTCCTCCGCG GCTTGGCCCATCAACGGGGGGAAGAACCTGGCCCAGGAGCCCACGCAGCGAGGTCTGCTCCTCACCGG GCACGAGGACGGCACGGTGCGGTTCTGGGACGCCTCGGGGGTGTCCCTAAAGCCTCTCTACAAGCTGGGCACCGCCGGCATCTTCCAGACCGACTGCGAGCACAACGACAGCCTCAACCAGGCGGGCGAGGAGGAGTGGCCGCCGTTCCGCAAG GTGGGCTGCTTTGATCCCTACAGCGATGACCCCCGCCTGGGCATCCAGAAGATCGCTCTGTGCAAATACACGGCCAAAATGGTGGTGGCAGGCACGGCCGGCCAG gtgctggtgaTGGAGCTGAGCGACGAGAAGTCGGAGCACGCCGTCAGCGTGGCCACGGTGGACCTGCTGCAGGACCGCGAGGGCTTCACCTGGAAGGGCCACGACCGCCTGGCGCCCCGTAACGGCCCCCTCGCCTTCGCCCCCGGCTTCCAGCCCAGCGTCCTGGTGCAGTGCGTGCCCCCCGCCGCCGTCACCGCCGTCACCCTGCACTCCGAGTGGAACCTGGTGGCTTTCGGCACCAGCCACGGCTTCGGGCTCTTCGATTACCACCGGCGCAACCCGGTGCTGGCCAG GTGTACGCTGCACCCCAACGACTCGCTGGCCATGGAGGGGCCCCTGTCCCGCGTCAAGTCCCTGAAGAAGTCCCTGCGGCAGTCCTTCCGCCGCATCCGCAAGAGCAGGGTGTCGGGCAAGAAGAGGCTCAACCCCGGCAGCCCCTCCAGCAAG GTGCAGGAGGCCAACGCGCAGCTGGCGGAGCAGGCGGGCCCCCCCGAGGTGGAGATGACCCCGGTGCAGCGGCGGATCGAGCCCCGCTCGGCCGACGACTCGCTCTCCGGCGTGGTGCGCTGCCTCTACTTCGCCGACACCTTCCTGCGGGACG CCGCCCACCACGGCCCCACGATGTGGGCAGGGACCAACTCGGGCTCGGTGTTCGCCTACGCCCTGGAGGTGCCGTCGCAGGAGAAGTTTTCGGAGCGGGCGGTGGAGGCGGTGCTGGGCAAGGAGATCCAGCTGATGCACCGGGCGCCCGTGGTGGCCATCGCCGTGCTGGACGGCCGGGGGAACCCCCTGCCCGAGCCCTACGAGGTGTCACGGGACCTGGCCAAGGCCCCCGACATGCAGGGCAGCCACTCCATGCTCATCTCCTCGGAGGAGCAGTTCAAG GTCTTCACGCTGCCCAAAGTGAGCGCCAAGACCAAGTTCAAGCTGACGGcccacgagggctgccgggttCGCAAGGTGGCCCTGGTGAGCCTGGCGAGCGCCGGCCCCGAGGAACGGGTGGAGAACTGCCTGGCCTGCCTCACCAACCTGGGCGACATCCACATCTTCACCGTGCCCAGCCTGCGGCCCCAGGTGCACTACGGCTGCATCCGCAAGGAGGACATCAGCGGCATCGCCTCCTGCGTCTTCACCAAGCACGGCCAAG GTTTCTACTTGATCTCGCCCTCCGAGTTCGAGCGCTTCTCGCTGAGTGCCAGGAACGTGACGGAGCCGCTGTGCTGCCTGGAGGTCTCCCGGCTGCAGGACACCTCCTGCCTCAG CAACTCCACGGCGACGCCGAAGCTGCCGCAAGCCAACGGCACCCACGTCCCGCACAGCCCCGAGGCCAACCATTCCCCCTCCGACAGTGACA GGTCCCCCGAGGAGCACCAGGCCTCCTTCTCGCCCGGCCCCGTCGACTCGCCCAACAGCAGCATGGAGAACCCGCTGGACACCACCGGGGACATCACGGTGGAAGAAGTGAAGGATTTCTTGGC GTCCTCGGAGGAGGCGGAGAGGAACATGAGGAACGCCAGCGAGGACGAGGCGCGGCCCCCCGGCATCCTCATCAAATGA